The DNA window AATCCGTCTATTACTCTTTCATAAGCATCGTACAGGCCTGTTTTCTCTCTACCGTCAACCTGGTTCCAGAATAGGAATAAAGACTGCTCGATCGGATTTTTATTCTGCGCGGGAAGTCTTAGGAAAACCTCACTGAATGCCAGTGTGCTCTCCACAACAAGGCGGTCTGCCGTAATAGGTGAAAAAATGTAATTCATCCCCTTTAAAGCACCGATAACCCCCTGGGTGTTGGCTGTACCCGGTAGGTCAAAAAAGATAATATCCGGCGGAACGGAGCTGCTCTCACAGTAGTCAAAAGCCTTTTCAAGTGCGTTCTCCGCCTTACACTTAATGATCGGATAAGCCTTTTTATTGATCGTATGGAATTGTTTAACGGCCTGTCTTTTGTGAAAATCACTTTCCATTACCGTACGCTTATCTCTTTCACGAATACCGATCAAGCTATATTGCGGAAAATCGCAAT is part of the Chryseobacterium camelliae genome and encodes:
- a CDS encoding ParA family protein; this translates as MEKKKETLKVSIYAQKGGVGKSTMTILLASVLHYRLGYNILVLDCDFPQYSLIGIRERDKRTVMESDFHKRQAVKQFHTINKKAYPIIKCKAENALEKAFDYCESSSVPPDIIFFDLPGTANTQGVIGALKGMNYIFSPITADRLVVESTLAFSEVFLRLPAQNKNPIEQSLFLFWNQVDGREKTGLYDAYERVIDGLSLPIMATRIMDSKRFRKEIDDTGNYVFKSTLLPADPQILKITRVDQFVKEFLKIIHI